Below is a window of Pocillopora verrucosa isolate sample1 chromosome 6, ASM3666991v2, whole genome shotgun sequence DNA.
TGGGGTTAGACAGACGCCATTTTGCGGGTCTCAACCCCAAGAGAATTTGGACGGATACGTCCAAACCACGTTCCTTTGAGCGCTGAAGAATTTGGTAGAACCTAACGCGCCTGCACCTAGAATTACGTAGGTTGCACAGACTCACCGTTCTTCTAGATCGAAACTTCCAGGAGCCTGCCTCTTGTAACTGACATCCAATCAGTGAAGTTATGAGCCTTGTGAATAGATACTACCTCTATAtaccttcaaagaaaaaaaaaatggaatgtagAAGATTAATTTGAGAGTACAGACTACGCAAACACGGTATCTTGATATTTTCTACTTTGATTGAAACCATATCTGTTTACCTTAGAATACCTGGAGTGTTATAAAGTTATTCGATTTTAAACGATATTCCTAACGACACAGAAAAATCATTGGACCGAAAAAGCCAAGACACCATATTAAGCAAAAGATAGCATTTTCTATAAATCATTTCTTATTAGTTATGAGCATCTACACAAGGTAAGTGAAGGCGAGATATCGACTTGTTTACCCTACAATGAAAACCTTTCTTGATCTCCTTTTAAAGAGATCAGTTAAATTACCTCCACAAATATCTCTGCTCCATGAGCCTTCGCATCAGGCAGgtaattaaaattcaatgtCTTTTTAGTTCCCACATTGCAGCCTGAAAAACAATTCCCGCACGCTGTGCATTTAGGTTTGGGGATACCAACGTGATTCGATGGCGTGTCCTTGAACGTGACGTAAAGAGATGTCTTGTAAAGCACCTTATCAAAGTCCTCGATATCAATCTTGCTTAATCCATCCCTCATTCGGTCAAGTTTTTTTAAGGGGCGGGTAATTGTCAGGGTATGGCGTTggttttattatatcaataaagTGCTGCTGATCGATTGTGAATAACTGATCCACGTCGTACCTTAGTTCTTCTAGCCATGCCGGGTCCTGGAACACCCCAGGCTCCGCTTCCAGTCCCACATTGGCATTCACCAGAGAACCCCCACCAAGACCGCACCCTTGAACCACTGCCAGGTCATCAGTGACGATCAGTTCGTGTAAATCAGAGGGCTGACCTAGAAAATAGTCGAGACTAGCATCTGTTGGGGAGAGCTTTCTTTGCACTGATTATGTGTAACTTTATCAATAATAACGCAAATGTACAGAGGAAGTCTCTTCAGATTGTAATTCGTAAACCCTAAACACTGTCACAACTGACATTGTGCAGACGTTATTTCTTTCAGGCTCTTTGTACGTGGAAATTGCTTGAAAGTACCTTATCCTTTTAAGACCCAAGGTAatttggcaaaacaaaattgCAGAACACTGCAGTGAGAATAACCGTGATTGTTATCGTGAAATAGATTTACCATAAGAAAGTTCTGACTTTTTACTAAGTTATTGTCTTCAAGATCAACAATATTATAGTAGCATTTTAAATCGATCTTTATACTCTCGTTTGACTTGTGTTTATAGACAGCtcgcaatttcttttttgaaaaacactCATTTTCTCTCCGAGCTGATTATGAGCCATACCTAATTTTCTTCCCTTGCCACCAAAATTGACTTGTGCATGTTCTGGTGCTTTTCTGAAAGTCTCAGGAAAATCACCCGGTAACCACTCCTTGCCTCGTTCCAGAACGCACTCTGATTAACCAGCGCGTGCGCAGCGGCTTGCAGCGATGGATGTCCCATAACCAGGTCCAATCACTACGACGCAATACTTGATCAAAGAATGTGGCGAGGATATCCTGTGAAATAAAGGCTTATTTTTAACCTGGattgtgaggaaaaaaatatgaaagatgaTTAGATGTGAAGCATTCATTGATGCCCGCTACTGAGTCAAAACAAGCATACCGCCAAAGGAAAGGGATTAGACTTACCGGTGAGTTTTTTTTAGAGCAAACCCCAATACTTCTTCGGGAATTATAATTTGCTATCTAATATACTCACATGATAAATCTTCAATTAACATCACGGTAAGCAGAGTCGTTTTGATGATGCACAAGAAGGCCACCATTTACTACAGCTGCATTTTAGGCAcattaatcaaaatatttatttaggGACATAAAATCTCCAGTAAGAAAGTCTCGGTGGGATTCAGTAGTAGTcgcaaaacgacaaaaaaaaatttctgttggGCATAAGAGTTGAGAAATTTCAACCGTTATTATAAGATTGTTAACTGctgttagtcgtaaaaaaagctaaagatagtaaactgtaaaaaaaattcctgtaaACCGCgacggaaagaaattaaccgttagccataaaatggccaaaattttacccgttgccgtaaaagccatcaccccgtGGAGACCCTTTAATTAGAGCCAAGGACAGGAACTCTCAAATTTCAGCTGAATTTCGTGTATCCAAATTGATTTTGCTTCGTATCCCCGTTAGTTTCTGTCAAGGGGACGAATTAAAACTTACTTCTACCTACTTGCTCTGAAAAAACTGACAGTGACTCGGAAAACTCGCTCTAGTTCGAGAGGTGGTTTTGTTTACTGAAATTTTAAGATATGGGGACTTCTGAAATTACATCGTATCTTTGAAGTTTGTAGAACTGGCGTCattcttgcatttttttaattacttaagGTAGGCAAGCATcagggaagaaaaagaaaaaaaatcgtcttCTCTAGGCTTTTTGTGaagcaaatttgattgcttttGCAGCTTTAAGACTAgacttttcttaaatttcttattttcaccTTTTGCTATGATcatgattttaataaaaatttaatacaaaAATGCTGCATTTAACCTGAAGCAGAtgatagagaaattttcatctttttctgttGAAAATCATACAAGGATTGATTTACTCCTCTGTAGTCTTttcttgctttgttttttctttctggttATTTTAAAGACCTCAGCAAGAGGTCCCATGGACTTTCTtatacgatatgcaaatttGCTGACTGACAAGAGAATGATGCTCTGAAAATGTGAGAAAGGTTTGCCAAACCCTAACTTTGTCGTATTTTTCGATTATCTTTTCATCGATAGGAGTgctcttccctttttttatgaAACATAGGGCTACCTTTTATATTCATAAttatactttttctttctctctcctgACGGTGCAACAAAAGAAACGGTTGCACTTACATGACCTCTCCTGCGCGGTTTTGAAGATTCATTTCCCATTACCACTACTTCAGTGAACCGAGGTCCCTTTAGGTCTGTGGTTTTAATTATCTGAATACATGAGTTTAACAATGTTTGTATCAGTGACACCCATATAACATTCAAGATGTAAAGGCCGACTTGCAACTGAAAACGCTAACAACATTCTGAACATCTGTACCTacagaagaaaaattgtgtGATATAGGCTTTGTTTGTTGTTTCAAGCCATTGTTCATGCCTGAAGCTGTTGGCCATTGGTACAAGATACTGGAACCATAGAAACCTGACATTGCTTTTAGAAACCCGTGGCTTCTTTTTGCAGACAATATTCACAAAAACGTTATTAATTAATGACAGATGGGCTATTTATGATCAGAATCggtgtttaaaaaaatctagaaTCTTATACTCAGACAACTGGTGTAAACATTAAGGGGTAAACACGACAGATTGTCGAGAGTATTATATCTACCTTGAGCTACTGTTTGAAtttgaagaattatttttgatacctttttatttactttttttttaaattttgaaacttagTATCTCGTGCTTATCGTTATTCCTCTTACTTTAAATGCATGATAATGTAAAGATATATAAAATATGGACTCTACAAATACAAACCAGCAGTCAATTAACATTCTATTGGTTAATTCGAATGTTCGAGAACATGAAAGAGACTTTTgaagttaaagaaaacttgtCTCTTTCTCGAACATTATCTTCGTTTGATTCGTTTATCCTGCCAAACAAACCTTTAATGGCTTGCTACAGCATTACTCAATGACTCGTACGCGTCCATAAAACCATTGTTTACtgtgtgacaacaacaactaaaaCAATCCACACATAGTATACGGATGGTCATACTTATACAAGACGGCCATGAAATCCATCGACAAACTTGAAACGCACATGGCTGGAGAAACTGTGTTTAATGTTATTCTGATCAGCGGTACTCTTACAAAGCATATCAACTTAACGAATTAAACCAACAAGACTGATCAAAACGCATCTATCtgcttttttattcaaatactAGTACTGGTACTCATTATAATTAAGATTGCACATTACTACCGGAATCGTCCTGATCTTTAAAATCGTAGTAGCAAGACGAGATGAGTAGCAAGCGCTACCATGAAACATTATAATCATTGCCTGACAGGATGTCTGCCGGAAAATGTCTTTAATTGAGCTGAGGCAATATTGACTACCTGCAGCTGGTTCTAGTTGTCAAGAAGAAATTTATTCATAACATAAGATGACACGGTGGATGATCTTTTCTTAGCTTCTTCAATGGAAAGTTGCTTACTGACagctttgttttccttttttcccagCATGTCCCGGAGTTTGCATGATCTACATGCAATTAACCTCGATATTTCCTGTcgataattttcatttaagatAGTGTAACATATAGGGTTGACAGCGCTGTTGGAAAATATTAGAATATTTGTGAAGGCGATCAACTCccaaaaatatttgcatttccTCTCAGCGTCTCCATAATCCAGCCAGAGCCACATGACGTTGTTTGGCAGTACACTCATAGCGAACAGCGTCGTCACCACCTTCAGCATGCGTACTACTTTCCGGGCCTCCAACTCCTGAACATCTTTCATAGACTGGTTGCCATTCTCCGCTCTTCTTTTCAGTTCTTGGCTGATGCTAAAATATGCAGTGAACATTATACAGAATGGCAGGAGATACTGGAAGAAGAAGATGACTGAAGTGTACACTTTGGTGGAGGTGGAGTCGTTCCAGCTCTCCTCACAGATGTGGAGCTCTGGATTAAATCGTAACGCTTGAAAATACGGAATAACGGGAATGGAGGCAAACAGCCACAATCCAATTATGATTATTTTAGCGCCAGATTTGGTCAGCTGCCTCTTCATAGGATATACAATGGCCCTTTGCCTAGCCAGGCTTACTGCTGTTAGAGTATTCACAGAGGCGAAGAGCAACAGTGTTTGTATGGGGTACAATATTTTACACATGATTGAACCGTACGGCCAGATAGAGTTCAATTCTTGTACTGGTATATCAAATGGGATGCAAAAACAGTTCAGCGTCAGATCAGCGATGGCTAAGttaagaatgaaataatttgtgaCTGTCTTCATTTTTTACGTCTCAAAATGACGATGCAAACAAGACTGTTTGCGACAAGGCTTATAACGAAAATTATGACGTATAAACTCAACTTCAAAACCCTCAGGTAAAATGGAAACATAGGAAGCGACGGAGACGATTCGTCAGTGCTGTTTCCCATACTCCACGGATTCAATTAAATCCTGCCTCGTCAAGCTGATGTTCCGATATGCTGTGGAAGAAAGAGAGTCTCACAGTAGGAAAAATCAACCATTAGCTTAAACCTATTTTCGTAGTTTgaacttttttcctattttttttttgtcattattttacTTAAGGTATTGCATGTTACTCTTTCTCAATATCCTTTTTATATGAAAATGTAGCAATTCATTCTGTCTTTCTTCTGGTCGATTTATACAGAGCACTATACCTCTTCAGAAGTCAAATTATTTTCGACtcaaaaaaaaagtcagtttgaATGTTATTCAAAGCCGATTGAAATGATGAAGCACGATTGCATGTGCTGCTTCCGAAATCATTAACTGCTCAAATATACTTCAAATAAACTTACCTTTAAAATGAAAGTTCAGAAAATTGACACAGCAAAAATTCCATATGTATTGGGGCACTGAAGATAAAGCTTCTGATTCTCGCTGAAAGATTTTAGTTGTGGGTTCTGCAACCATGCGAAAATGCTAAACCTGATGTGTAACCTATATCGAGAATCTTTATTCAAAACACCTCATTTTTCTTTGACAAGTTGGACCTCACCTGCCATCCTTTTTAAAATGTGATAGCAAAACAACTTCATTTTGCAAACAGAAACTTGATTAATTTTCATGCTTCCTGCCGCGCAGTGCGTATTAGTCAAAAcattccaaaattaaaaatttacagtAACGActtttatctttaattttctgCAACTGCGGACAACGTGGCTAAATTAGGAGCAGATAAATTAAGTTTCACAAAGCTTGGAAGCATCTCGTCTCCCTATCCAGCAAGCTTTAAGGATTTTCATTTGACGTTCGCAAATTGAACGCTTTTTAATTATCTGCACCTCCTCCGCAAATGTTGACATAGTTGTCTTGCAGAGAAGATTGCTTTTTTGAATTAGGACTGTAAATGAGAATCCTGGCCTCGCTTGAGGaatgatttttgtttgtattacttagcgaaatttaatttcttttgtttcctaaAGTCgaagaaaatattattatttatttattcatttcaataaCTGGTCAAACGATTACAAAGTTACATGgtcaaacttaaatttttttgatttatttgccTTTCATTTACATTTAAAGTTTACGTGGAGGAGacttgaaagagaaataaaaaacgaGATTACATCGCCGAGTGACAAGTTATTCTTTTATAAATTATTACAGTCCGGATCTTGATATTAGTTTACTAGACGTTTTTATATCTacatgttgattttgttttctcattttaatTCTCTTTCGGGTCTCGTTgtctctttatttctctttatttacgTCTTTCTAAACATACTTATATAAATTTCCGGGCGGAGAAAAGTTACGAAAAAAGATTTAGAAACCGAGAAGATTGGTTTACAGTCAGATGGCGGTTCGTGACGTCAGAATGGGTTGTCATGGTCTGATTCCATCTCAgataattttgaagaaattcatggcaAACTCAGAATGTTTTAAATGTTGTCCGctctttgaaaagagaaaagtacATTTATGTCAAGCcgaaataaattaaagttaaaggGAATTTGATCTGTTAGATTAAAAGGACTCCGATTTGATAATCAACCAGCAACGGCAATCAAATTGATCAGATAACATGTTCATAGATTTTTCATTCGGCTCAAGGAACCTTTTTTGGCATCAAATTATTCTCATGTGAAATGAAACTTAAACAAATAAGTGAgtaaattaatgaataaagacATAGATGAATAACAAAGctcaaaaatggaaagaaaagcaaaagctAATCATAGTGGATAAAACCATGCCTCCAAAGATATTTATCTCGTGTCCAGGCCCTTGTAGAGTTGTTTAGTTCACACTTTTTCCATACTGCTCAAAGTACTCGTAGTTGAAAGAAAAGCATTTATTTCGGGACAGGCACCTCTTTAAGCACTCTGTGACGTTAGCGACGAAATATTCTTCAAATGCCTGATCTATAAGAGCGTGATCCCTGTTGTCGAGTTCGGCAGACATGAATCTTGATGGACGAATCAGATGACCAGCTGTTGGTTAAAATTTGAGAGTAGCAATGGAGGCAATAGGTTTTTATAAAGGGGAAAGTATCATGGCTGTTCAGTCCGTTTTATAAGTAGTTTGTATTAcaaataatcaaaactatgacaaaattctcgaacgtgattggttatcacaaGCCGATTTGGGCACCAATAGGACAGTTTACGCGtgatgcttgtaattggacagtgtaatggGACAGTtgacacgtcatgcctgtgtaagtgaaCATAATGTACAGTCGCGCATTTCGCCGAGtcagctgtttttgtttttgtttttgttttttttttcacgaagaCGTATAACCGatatctagtttctttctcaaattttgtcatagttttgattaattggttaCAAGACTTCgcgtcgtccaattctgtctttaATCATACTCGTAATAAACAACTCGTTAGAGCTGATAAAGGGCTAAtgctttaaactctttacagtggccaatttacgttatcgactcagtggatactaaattaccatggactccacttagtcctattgcaattatttatcaaaaatgtaacaaattcaGGGACGTGCTTGGCTATCTCCACCACAATTTGAGCACCAACATGACAGCGTATGCTTCATGCTCGCCGATTGGAAGGTGATTGGGCAGTGTAggcgtcatgcctgtgtaattAAACAGTATGCGTCATGTGCAGGCGCTCTCTTGGTGCATTTTGCTAAGTTAacggtttttttccttttaggaGAACGTATAACCAATCGCtagttttttgttgtttttttttgcaaattttgtcagAGTTCTTAATATTTAATTGTAACAGGaattcgtgtcgtccaattggGGCTGTAATCAAACTTTTATTCACCTCTTTTGCATACATACGGTCTCTTAACAGAGCAGGCGATATCGTTCCACTTGCCGCTGTTTACCAAAGTCTCCACACAGTGTTCAACGCCCTTAAAGTTGTTTGGCTCCCCGATATTCCAATTTCTATACGCCACTTTAGTACCATCAATCCAAAGAAATGAGCCACCTTTAAAATTAAGCCCGATCCAAGCGCTCCCGGACTGCAGAGGCTTTACAAATAAACTGTAAATAAAATCCATTTCCTCTTGGCTTTTTATCACAACAAGATCCGCATTCATAGAATTACAATCCGCCAGACCTTCCTCCCATGTTTTCGAGCGACTGGATATTTTGTAGCAGGATGTGTTAAAAAACTTCCATCCAATTCCACAAGCTTCAGAATCTAATGAAATGCAATTcaatttaacttaattttatGGAACGTGAATAAAAGGTAAATATTTCGATCGATCAGCGTTGATCGGATTGGGAAAAGTTCTCGCTACTACCATCCCCGGAATACAGTCTCGCTCCATGGATTTGCTAATCACTTGATGTGACTACATCTTTGAGCACGAGGTCTCGATTCGAAGAAGAGGACGAAGGATATTttagaatgaaaaataataatagataATGCGACAATCTCACGGCtggtttcttaaaaaatctaggaaaaaaggaacattgatcagttttttttgtcacaCTAAGTGAATAGGTGAGTCGAAATGATCATGGCAATCACTGTGGTGATGCAAACATTTGGACGCCAGGCTTAAATTTTTGCAAGGAGCTGTTTATTGCAaggtgaaaattttcctttatgaAGTGGTTGGTTGATGACCTAACCTGATTAACGTGAAAGGTATCACATCTATTTTGGCGATAGACGgatacataaatttttttttattaaacaagAGAAGATTTGAACATATAACATGACCGAgcacaaattaaaatttctttagcATCGAATCGTGTACTGATTAAGTTGTAATACATGAACGACCTCATTCTTTTTTAACTATATTTCGACTTAAATCATAATTCTTGGAAATCCTTGAATGGGCCGAGTCATATACCATTATAATACACTTACCCAGTTGATCAGAACACCCAAAAACCACTGACAAAGTGGGACAGGCCAGTAAAACTCAAAACTTGTACAACGAAAGAGTTGGCCTAGGATAAAACATCCCCGCCAAAGATTGCTTCAATTCCTTCTCTCTCAGTCTTCACCTTAAAGAGATCATATTCTTCAATTTCGTGCTCCTCTCCGTCCGAACGTGAAGGTCAAAGTGACAAATGACCGTCTGTCTCTTTTTTCATTACCAATGTTTGCTCAATAAAGCCGCTTACATTAAATCTCTGCGCACGGAGTAATAAACTTGATAAAAACTGTATTTGCCATGCTTTTTGCAATATTTGACACTCAGATGTCTAAATTCAAGCCGCTCTTTTATAAaattctttataaaaaaaattgtaatgctaatgaaaaagcaataaaattgtTCAGTGCCAAACTAAACTCAGGGACTCTCATATATAGGACGAAAGGTTCCCCAACTGGACTGACAACCGGATAAAAATATTGCAACTGTCACTGTGAGCTGCATGCAAGGTTTTCATAATTCGGAGAAAATGACAGTAATGTATTTCTCATAACGTTAAGGTTACAATATAATGTCAAGAAGC
It encodes the following:
- the LOC131798222 gene encoding LOW QUALITY PROTEIN: neuropeptide FF receptor 2 (The sequence of the model RefSeq protein was modified relative to this genomic sequence to represent the inferred CDS: inserted 1 base in 1 codon), whose translation is MGNSTDESSPSLPMFPFYLRVLKLSLYVIIFVISLVANSLVCIVILRRXKMKTVTNYFILNLAIADLTLNCFCIPFDIPVQELNSIWPYGSIMCKILYPIQTLLLFASVNTLTAVSLARQRAIVYPMKRQLTKSGAKIIIIGLWLFASIPVIPYFQALRFNPELHICEESWNDSTSTKVYTSVIFFFQYLLPFCIMFTAYFSISQELKRRAENGNQSMKDVQELEARKVVRMLKVVTTLFAMSVLPNNVMWLWLDYGDAERKCKYFWELIAFTNILIFSNSAVNPICYTILNENYRQEISRLIACRSCKLRDMLGKKENKAVSKQLSIEEAKKRSSTVSSYVMNKFLLDN